In Ferviditalea candida, the following are encoded in one genomic region:
- the efeB gene encoding iron uptake transporter deferrochelatase/peroxidase subunit, whose product MHSSSISRRDLLKLAASAGAGMALGYGGLRMFSEQATQAVEQMPVQSENAGRVYPFYGTNQAGIATSQQRHMIFAAFDVETEKRAELRDLLRIWSEYSARMSLGEPVGEPAASRLLPPEDNGENLGLNPAGLTVTFGFGSTLFKKNGTDRFGLSGKQPAGLVEIPPMAGDALQADRSGGDLCVQVCADDPQVAFHAIRHLIRSSRGVAAMRWMQQGFLGIPKNPKGPAGTPRNLFGFKDGTQNIDTANPQLMNEHVWVNGSDQPAWMRGGTYLAARRIRMLIEVWDRSSLDDQEKTFGRTKASGAPFGKKNEFDPVNPDYLPKNSHVRLARGDGSIQIHRRGYSYNDGIDPKTGQLDAGLFFISYQRSIAKQLIPMLHRLSSNDALNEYTLHTANAVFAVPPGASKGGFIGETLFI is encoded by the coding sequence ATGCATTCATCGTCAATATCCAGAAGGGATTTGCTGAAATTGGCGGCTTCGGCAGGCGCCGGGATGGCCTTGGGATACGGCGGCTTGAGAATGTTTTCCGAGCAGGCGACTCAGGCGGTTGAACAGATGCCGGTGCAATCGGAGAATGCCGGCAGGGTATACCCGTTTTACGGCACGAATCAAGCCGGTATCGCGACATCTCAGCAACGTCACATGATCTTTGCCGCTTTTGATGTGGAAACTGAAAAACGCGCGGAATTGCGCGATCTGCTGCGCATTTGGTCGGAATATTCGGCGCGCATGAGCCTCGGTGAGCCGGTGGGGGAGCCCGCAGCGAGCCGTTTGCTGCCCCCGGAGGATAACGGGGAAAATCTGGGATTGAACCCGGCGGGTCTGACCGTTACCTTCGGGTTCGGCTCGACCTTGTTTAAAAAGAACGGGACAGATCGCTTCGGATTGTCCGGTAAGCAGCCTGCCGGCTTGGTGGAAATACCGCCAATGGCGGGGGATGCGCTGCAAGCCGATCGCTCAGGCGGAGATTTGTGTGTCCAGGTATGCGCCGACGATCCGCAGGTGGCGTTTCATGCCATTCGTCATTTGATTCGCTCCTCCCGCGGGGTAGCGGCAATGCGCTGGATGCAGCAGGGCTTTCTCGGGATTCCGAAAAACCCGAAGGGGCCCGCGGGCACACCGCGCAATCTGTTTGGCTTTAAGGACGGAACGCAAAACATTGATACTGCGAACCCGCAGCTGATGAATGAGCACGTTTGGGTGAACGGTTCCGATCAGCCTGCTTGGATGAGGGGCGGAACTTACTTGGCTGCGCGCCGGATTCGCATGCTCATTGAAGTGTGGGATCGCTCATCCCTGGATGATCAGGAAAAGACGTTCGGCCGCACCAAAGCCAGCGGCGCGCCGTTCGGGAAGAAGAACGAATTTGATCCGGTCAATCCGGATTATCTCCCAAAGAATTCCCATGTTCGTTTGGCGCGCGGGGATGGTTCGATTCAGATCCATCGCAGAGGTTATTCATATAATGACGGAATAGATCCCAAAACGGGTCAGTTGGATGCGGGTCTTTTCTTTATCAGTTATCAGCGAAGCATTGCCAAACAGCTTATCCCGATGCTGCACAGGCTGTCTTCGAACGATGCGTTGAACGAGTATACGCTTCATACCGCAAACGCTGTGTTCGCCGTACCGCCGGGGGCCTCGAAAGGCGGATTTATAGGAGAGACATTATTTATTTAA
- the efeO gene encoding iron uptake system protein EfeO produces MKKLISMMAVLFLVIAIILAGCGKADQTSSNSEDVSRKTADTTSSGKGASTLNAKDGAGKLLEIANQLKTELVGANGQKIKELGTQLEDTWSSFEDKVRPDYPLEYTSIEQYLVPLSAGLSISPLDQAALTKLNDSLIQAIQDLLNAINNQKVAQKADNQQLQAAMDQYKTYVLEQSASLVEETAAFVKAVLDGDIAKAKLLYGSSRIFYERIEPIAESFGDLDPKIDARENDVEPAEWTGFHVLEKALWVDGSLRNQEKYANQLLEDVKALHEQIKSVELKPAQVIAGAVELLNEAGTSKVTGEEERYSHLDLLDLAANVEGSKAAYDIIKASVQQQDAELVKKIDERFNQLQQLLDSFRQGDSFKVYTDLTQENTKSIGQAIESTAEALSQAAKIL; encoded by the coding sequence ATGAAGAAGCTGATCTCAATGATGGCGGTACTGTTCCTAGTTATCGCAATTATCTTAGCCGGATGCGGGAAGGCGGACCAGACATCTTCCAATTCGGAAGATGTAAGCAGGAAAACCGCAGATACAACCTCATCCGGGAAGGGAGCATCCACTCTGAATGCCAAGGATGGGGCCGGCAAGCTGCTGGAAATCGCAAATCAGCTAAAAACGGAGCTTGTCGGCGCCAACGGACAGAAAATCAAGGAATTGGGTACGCAATTGGAAGATACATGGAGTTCTTTTGAAGATAAAGTAAGACCGGATTATCCGCTGGAATACACCTCAATTGAACAATATCTTGTTCCGTTGAGCGCCGGATTATCCATAAGTCCGCTTGATCAGGCAGCACTGACCAAGCTCAACGACAGTCTGATTCAGGCCATTCAGGATCTCCTCAATGCAATCAATAACCAAAAAGTCGCACAAAAAGCTGATAATCAGCAGCTTCAAGCGGCGATGGATCAATATAAAACCTATGTGCTTGAGCAAAGCGCTTCGCTTGTGGAGGAAACCGCAGCATTCGTAAAAGCCGTGCTTGACGGGGATATCGCGAAAGCCAAACTGCTGTATGGTTCTTCAAGAATATTTTATGAGCGGATCGAACCGATTGCGGAAAGCTTCGGCGATCTCGATCCAAAGATTGACGCCCGTGAAAACGATGTGGAACCTGCTGAATGGACGGGGTTCCATGTGCTTGAGAAAGCGCTGTGGGTGGACGGATCTTTGCGGAATCAAGAGAAATATGCCAATCAGCTTCTTGAGGATGTCAAAGCGCTTCATGAACAAATCAAGAGTGTCGAATTGAAGCCGGCGCAGGTCATAGCGGGTGCAGTCGAACTGTTAAACGAGGCCGGAACCTCCAAGGTGACCGGGGAAGAAGAACGGTATTCCCATCTAGACCTTTTGGATTTGGCTGCCAACGTGGAAGGCTCCAAAGCCGCATATGACATTATCAAAGCGAGCGTTCAGCAACAAGACGCGGAATTGGTGAAAAAAATCGACGAACGGTTCAATCAACTGCAGCAATTGCTTGACTCCTTCCGTCAAGGAGACAGCTTTAAAGTCTATACGGATTTAACTCAAGAAAATACAAAGAGCATTGGTCAAGCGATTGAGAGCACGGCTGAAGCCCTGTCTCAAGCGGCGAAAATACTTTAA
- a CDS encoding class I adenylate-forming enzyme family protein has protein sequence MNAMQVEERRNALQNKFPVWPNQTLSAHFADQAKRYASRPLLITEKASITYEEIWREGQRYAKALIELGVRRREHVAIIMASEPEAIFLMLGVWLIGAVCVPINTMLRDQEVKYLLEQSDSHWLFMHQIASGVLHAKNVAQMLDDLSKVKRVVCIQNSDGPLDDRFLSWASFVDMAKRISDDQLSDCMQQSKYPSEVADIIYTSGSTGLPKGVMMTHDMFLRCAYSSALSRAFEDGRRIFTALPLYHVFALVEGLLAVSFVGGALIVISGFSPLPALQIMERHQANDVLCVPSMLVALVNHPEVGTFDLSSLHALMCAAAPAPVSVWQRAIEVLQLKEICTGYGGTEATAATVHTEVGDPIETVVTRVGRIKPGGSSGIPEFDGANVQYKTVDPDTGEDLPPGAIGELAVRGNLVTRGYYNKPEETFAVIDKDGWFRSGDLGRIDEHGYIEMLGRSKDLYKISGENVAPKEVEDVISNHPAVAQAYVVGVKDSITQETGAAFVELRPGFTCTRREMIEHCQKYLARFKVPRHVWFVQASEWPMTGNGKIQKFRLREIAENRISERGRINEIV, from the coding sequence ATGAATGCTATGCAGGTGGAAGAACGTCGAAACGCTTTGCAGAATAAGTTTCCCGTTTGGCCGAATCAGACTTTGTCCGCTCACTTTGCCGATCAGGCCAAGCGTTACGCTTCACGGCCGCTCTTGATAACGGAAAAAGCATCGATCACGTATGAGGAGATTTGGCGTGAAGGACAGCGATACGCAAAAGCCTTGATCGAACTTGGGGTTCGTCGGAGAGAGCACGTTGCGATCATTATGGCCAGCGAGCCTGAAGCGATATTTTTGATGCTTGGGGTATGGTTGATTGGAGCGGTCTGCGTTCCGATCAATACGATGCTTCGCGACCAGGAAGTCAAATATTTATTGGAGCAGTCCGACAGCCATTGGTTGTTCATGCATCAAATTGCCAGCGGCGTTCTCCACGCAAAGAACGTCGCTCAGATGCTGGATGATTTGTCAAAGGTCAAACGGGTCGTTTGCATTCAAAATTCTGATGGTCCATTAGATGACAGGTTTTTATCATGGGCGTCTTTTGTGGACATGGCTAAACGCATATCCGATGACCAACTGAGCGACTGTATGCAACAATCCAAATATCCGAGCGAGGTGGCGGATATTATCTATACCTCAGGATCTACAGGCTTGCCGAAAGGTGTCATGATGACTCACGACATGTTCTTGCGGTGCGCTTACTCGAGCGCATTGAGCAGAGCCTTCGAAGACGGGCGAAGAATATTTACCGCCCTGCCGTTATATCACGTGTTTGCGCTGGTAGAGGGACTGCTTGCCGTTTCTTTCGTAGGCGGCGCGCTTATTGTCATCTCGGGTTTTTCTCCTTTGCCGGCTTTGCAGATCATGGAACGCCATCAGGCGAACGATGTGCTGTGTGTCCCTTCCATGTTGGTCGCCTTGGTGAATCATCCTGAAGTCGGAACGTTTGATCTATCCTCTCTTCATGCCCTGATGTGCGCTGCCGCCCCCGCACCGGTTTCGGTTTGGCAAAGGGCGATTGAAGTGCTTCAGTTGAAGGAAATCTGCACAGGATATGGCGGCACGGAAGCGACAGCCGCAACGGTGCACACGGAGGTCGGCGATCCGATTGAAACCGTAGTCACCCGCGTCGGGAGAATTAAACCCGGCGGTTCGAGTGGAATTCCGGAGTTCGACGGCGCGAATGTGCAGTACAAAACAGTGGATCCGGATACTGGAGAAGACTTGCCGCCCGGGGCAATCGGTGAATTGGCCGTTCGAGGCAACCTAGTCACCAGAGGATATTATAATAAGCCTGAAGAGACTTTTGCCGTTATCGATAAAGACGGTTGGTTCCGCAGCGGAGATCTTGGCCGCATCGATGAGCACGGCTACATCGAAATGCTGGGACGCAGTAAAGATCTTTACAAAATTTCGGGGGAGAACGTAGCGCCTAAAGAAGTGGAGGATGTGATTTCCAATCATCCGGCTGTGGCGCAAGCCTATGTTGTCGGCGTGAAGGACAGCATCACCCAGGAAACAGGTGCGGCATTTGTTGAGCTTCGGCCTGGGTTTACCTGCACCCGGCGTGAAATGATCGAACACTGCCAAAAGTATTTGGCCCGGTTCAAGGTACCCCGGCATGTTTGGTTCGTTCAAGCTTCGGAATGGCCAATGACCGGAAATGGCAAGATCCAGAAATTTCGGCTTCGTGAAATTGCCGAAAATCGAATATCGGAACGCGGCAGAATCAATGAAATTGTCTGA
- a CDS encoding PaaI family thioesterase, with product MGIKHCFVCGPDNPHGLRIQFRQEGDEVVADYRCTEDYAGWPNVQHGGITAALLDEAAGYIPYYLGLVAMTAKLEVTFHKPILVGESVRVSGRMVKRSSRLIEVVSAITGEDGQRRANSVAKMIILNEKQREELELGELQ from the coding sequence ATGGGAATAAAACATTGTTTTGTTTGCGGACCGGATAACCCGCACGGACTGCGTATTCAATTTAGACAGGAAGGAGACGAAGTGGTGGCGGACTACCGCTGCACAGAAGATTATGCGGGATGGCCCAATGTGCAGCACGGCGGAATTACAGCGGCTTTATTGGATGAGGCGGCGGGTTATATTCCGTATTATCTGGGATTGGTTGCGATGACCGCTAAATTGGAAGTAACGTTTCATAAACCGATACTTGTCGGTGAATCGGTTAGAGTCTCGGGACGTATGGTCAAACGCTCGAGCCGTCTGATTGAGGTGGTGTCCGCCATCACCGGTGAAGACGGGCAGCGAAGAGCGAATTCCGTTGCAAAAATGATCATTCTCAACGAAAAACAGCGTGAAGAACTGGAATTGGGCGAACTCCAATAA
- a CDS encoding beta-ketoacyl-[acyl-carrier-protein] synthase family protein, with amino-acid sequence MRIAVTGCGAATPFGMGAAGFWSKLIAGESAVRLTEPESYRKWTRVAASVPAFDPTDYLPRKLAADTDKYTHLALIAAAEAFADAGFRPHEPNPFGNLDPDRIGVALGTSFGGVQTLEAGCRLLAGSDSARISPRLVPKSIVNAAAGAIAIRWGIQGTVMSYSTACASSANSIGEACYWLKRGEADVVLAGGSESLFTPSLLAGLNAAGALAKSGPDDFSRWSRPFDRDRAGMVMGEGAAFLVLEPLDRAVSRGARVYAEFKGYGTSNDAYHETAPHPEGRGAALAMQRALRNTGVQPTDIGYINAHATSTPAGDAAEGAALHQVFGDALAKIPVSSIKGAVGHLLGAAGALESLATIMALDSGILPATLNCDHPDTSAPPDVIPHQARHHKVSLALSNSFGFGGQNASLVWARYR; translated from the coding sequence ATGAGAATCGCGGTTACCGGTTGCGGAGCAGCAACTCCGTTCGGAATGGGGGCGGCCGGCTTCTGGTCAAAATTGATTGCCGGCGAGTCGGCCGTCCGGTTAACGGAACCGGAAAGCTACCGAAAATGGACTCGTGTTGCAGCATCTGTTCCGGCTTTTGATCCGACTGACTATTTGCCCCGAAAATTGGCTGCCGACACCGACAAATATACTCATTTGGCACTGATTGCCGCTGCGGAGGCATTTGCGGATGCCGGATTCCGCCCCCATGAACCAAATCCGTTCGGCAATCTTGATCCCGACCGTATCGGAGTTGCTTTGGGGACGTCATTCGGCGGCGTGCAAACGCTTGAGGCGGGATGCAGGCTGTTGGCCGGCAGCGATTCCGCGAGAATCAGCCCTAGGCTGGTCCCGAAATCGATCGTTAATGCAGCGGCCGGAGCCATCGCAATCCGTTGGGGTATTCAAGGAACGGTCATGTCCTATTCCACTGCTTGCGCATCCTCGGCGAATTCAATCGGCGAGGCGTGCTATTGGCTGAAGCGCGGAGAAGCGGATGTGGTTTTGGCCGGGGGTTCGGAGAGCCTGTTCACTCCGTCTCTGTTAGCCGGATTGAATGCAGCGGGGGCGCTGGCCAAAAGTGGTCCGGATGACTTCAGCCGGTGGTCGCGCCCATTTGACCGTGACCGTGCCGGGATGGTGATGGGCGAGGGGGCGGCGTTCCTGGTGCTTGAACCGCTGGACCGGGCCGTCAGCCGCGGCGCCCGGGTTTATGCGGAATTCAAGGGATATGGAACCTCGAACGACGCCTATCACGAAACCGCCCCTCATCCCGAGGGAAGGGGTGCCGCTCTGGCGATGCAGCGTGCCCTAAGAAATACCGGCGTTCAACCGACGGATATCGGTTACATTAATGCGCATGCCACCTCTACGCCAGCCGGCGATGCTGCGGAAGGTGCGGCGCTGCATCAGGTCTTCGGCGATGCCCTGGCGAAAATTCCGGTAAGCTCAATCAAGGGGGCTGTCGGCCACTTGCTCGGAGCTGCCGGTGCGCTGGAAAGCCTGGCCACTATTATGGCGCTTGATTCGGGGATTCTGCCTGCTACCCTGAATTGTGATCATCCGGATACGTCCGCTCCTCCGGATGTGATTCCGCATCAGGCGAGGCATCATAAAGTGAGCCTTGCGCTCAGCAACTCCTTTGGATTCGGCGGGCAAAATGCGTCGTTGGTGTGGGCGAGATATCGATAG